CAGGGTCGGGCGCGCCACGCCAGCCTCGAGCGCCTGGGCGGTGGTCACCAGGCCCCAACGCTGTGACGCGAGCTCGCCCAGACGAGCGAAAGTTGATCCTGCCATGCGCACAGTGTAGCGAGAAACCGCAACAAACGTTGTAGCTCGTTCAGATTGTCGACTTCGAGCCTCTGGGGCCACCCCTTAGCAGTGAGGGGGTTCCAAACCCTCGGGAACGGGTTATATTCGGGAATATAACCATCTGTGAGGAGGAGAAGATGCGGACCCACACCTGCCCGCCGGACCACAAGCACGGGCTGACCTCCACCTGCTACGTCGTCCACCTCTGCGGGTGCCGCGCCTGCATGGACGGCAACGCGCGCCGCCGCCGCGACCGCTACCGTCTCCTGGCCTACGGGCGATACCAGGACGCGCACCAACCCATCGAGCCGATCCGGCAGCACCTGCAGGCACTGGTCGACACCGGGATGATCCCCGAACGGATCGCCATCAGCGCCGGCGTCGGCGGCGCCACGGTCCGTCGCCTGCTCAACAGCGAGACGGCACGGTTCGTCACCGGCGCCACCGCCCGCAAACTCCTCGCAGTCACCCCCGACAGCAGCACTCTCGCCGCGCAGGGCCGAGTCAACGGCCGCGGCACCCGCCGGCGCCTCCAGGCTCTGGCCGCGATCGGATGGAACCACCACGAGATCGCACGCCGACTCGGCTACCCGCGCTGGAAGGTCAACAAGGCACTCGAAGGCGCCTACGTGGACATCCGTGTCCACGACGACATCGCCGCGCTCTACGACGAGCTCTGGGACCAGCAGCCCCCCACCCACACCCGAGCGCAGCGGGTCGGCCGCTCCTACGCACTCACGGTCGCACGCCGGCACGGCTGGCTGCCGCCGCTGGCCTGGGACGACATCGACACCGACCCGGCACCGCCCACAGCCGGGCAGGAACCCCTGCTCGACGAGATCGCGATCGAGCTCGCTCTCGCCGGCCAGAACGTCCGCCTCACCCGAGACGAGCGCCTCGAAGCCACCCGACGCGGGACCGAACGCGGACTCAGCCTCACCCAGCTCAGCGACCTGCTCGGCGTCGACGTCCGCACCATCGACCGCGACCGTGACGACCTCGGACTCCGGCAGGCCGCCTGATGAGCAAGACGCTCGACATCCTCGAAGCCGCCCTGCACGGCACCACCGCCGGCTACCTGGCCGGATGCCGCAGCAAGGGAGGATGCCCGAACCACGGCAACCGCCAGCTGCTCACCTGCACCGAAGCGGCCCGCGCCCGCCGCCACTACTTCTCGCTCGCCTCGCTCGAGGAGACCGAGCCGATCACCCGGCAGATGCTCCGCGACGCCAAGAACAGCCCCTTCGCACCGAAAGAAGCCGCAGATGTCTGACCAGCCGAACACCTTCACCATCGACTCCACCAAAGAGGGAGAGTGGCTGCGGGTCGTCCGCGCGCTCGGCGGCCATCGCTGGGCCCTGTCGCTGCGCTTCAACCCCCTCCCGCTGACTCAGCGAGGCGCCCGGCACACCCGGCCAACGCGGCAGCCCACACCCCACGCGGCAGCAGGCCACGGGCCGAACGCGAGACTGCACCTGCCCAGCTGCGCGATCTCCCCCCAGCTCGGCAACGGCCGCGGCGCCCACCTCAAGCAGATCCCCCACCTGGGCCGAACCGAGGAGCACTGATGACCGACATCGCCGTGCGCCTCCAGGAAGCCATGACCATCCAGACCGGCACACCCGTCACCGTCCGATGGAGCTTCCGCGAGTTCGCGCTCAACTGCACCCGCCGCGACGGCCGCCCCCTCACCCAACGGATGCACAGGCTCTTCCAGACGCTGCTCAACCGTGAAGCGCTCCGCGAGCTCACTCCAGGAGAAGACCCAACGATGGGATCCCGCGCAACCCTCATCGAGATCATCGACGACCTCGCCGTCAGCGCCGACCACCAAGGCGCCCGCGCGGCCGCGCTCGCCGAGGTCCTCCTCAGTGCCGGCATGTTCCACCTCGGCGACCAGCTCCGCCGCCAGAGCCACGCACTCTCAGAGCTCGACGCCGACGACGAAACCCTCGAGGTCATCGACGAGGCACGCACCCAGATCGCCCGAACCATACTGCTGCTCGACCAAGCCGACACCGCACAGGCAAAGGAGCGCAGATGAACCGACGCACCCGCCGCGCCAGCACAGCCCTCGCCGCGGTCGCAGCTCTCGCGCTCGGCTTCGGCGCCCACCAGCTGGGCATCACCTCCTGGATCGACACATGGACGCGCCCGCAGGCACCCGCCCCGGACCCGACCTACGACTACACCGCGCTCGCCGCAGTCGCGCAGGAGCTGCCGCTGATCGATCCCACCGAGGAGATTCCCGAGTATCGCCGCGCCACGTTCGGCGAGCGCTGGATCGACATCGAGGGAAACGGCTGCGATCAGCGAGACGATCTCCTCGCCGTCCAGCTGCAGGACGTCGTCCGTGACGGTTGCACGGTGCTCTCCGGCGTGCTCGACCCCGATCCGTACACGGGCACACGCATTGAGTTCGAGCACGACCGGATCGCCGCCCCTGGAGCCCCGGGAAGCTCCGGCGTCCAGATCGACCACATCGTCAGCCTTTCGGCGGCGCACGCCGGGGGCGCGTGGGCGTGGACCGAGCAGCAGCGCATTCAGTTCGCCAACTCGTTCGACAACATCGTCGCCGTCGATGGCAACACGAATGCGGCCAAGAACGACCACGGGCCAGCCCTGTGGCTGCCATCGAACGCCGACTACGTGTGCACCTACGTCGCCCGCTACACGGAGATCGTCGACACCTGGCACCTCGCGGTCGACGAAGCCGACCGCGGTGCGCTCGTGGACACGCTCTCAACCTGCGCTGCCCAGCAAGCCAGCGACGAGAGCGGGAGCATGTCGTGAAGCCGCTACGAACCCGCGTGGGATCTCGCCGCGCGCGCCTGACGCTTGGCCGCGCGAGCGCGGTCTACGACCTCGTTCGCATCCGTCGTGTCGACACCGAGGGTGCGCCTGATCACCTCGAGCTCGGCGTCGGTCCAGCGGGTGCGCCCTCGCATCCGCTCACCGAACGTGACGACGTTCAAGCCGAGCAGGTCGATCAGAGCCGCCTGCGTGGGAACCTCGGGCGCCCCCGCCCCGTCCGCGATCGCCGCCCGCAACCGCTCCGCGAAAGCCGCATCGCGCGCCAGTCCCGGCATCAGTCGCGGCCGGCGGCCGCGCTGCGAGGGCGCCCTGCGCGCGCGCTCCTGCGCGAATGCGTCGATCGCGGCCTCGTCGTAGAGCGGGGAGTTGCCTTCTATGGCAACCGGCTCGGGGAGCAGAGGACCCTCCTGGCCGGCTCTGCGCAGCTTGTTGCTGATGGAGCGCATCTTGTAGACCGCGACGACGGACACGCCGAGCTTCTCGGCGACGTCCGCCGTGGTGAGGTGCCGTCCGGTCATCAGCGCTCCTCTCAGCTGGATGAATATAACCACTTTCGCGGTTACGGCGCGCCGCGGCAACCAGACCCAACTTGGTTGGGGATGCTGGGGCGCATGGCTAACAAGGACGCGGACGCCATCCGTGAGGAGCTCCGTCGCATCGGCCAGCAGCTCGCGCAAGCGGACGAGCTGCGCGAACGCCGCGGCAAAGTCGTCGACGAGGCGCGCGCGGCCGAGCTGACCCAGCGAGAGATCGCCCTCCTGCTGGGGATGACCGAGGAAGGGCTGCGGAAGGCGCAGAAGTCCTACCACGGACGCGGGCGCTCTTACGGCGGCCGCCTCGCGTCCTAGCGACCCCGCCAGACCTTCATGGAGCGCCCGTCGACTGCGAAATCTGATTGCAATTTTCAAGCACTCTTGACTAATATAACCTGACGAATGAGGGGGTGAGATGGACGAGCTGAACTACCGACCCAAGCCGTGGACGCCGAAGGACGTGCCCACGATCTGGGTCGACCAGACCACCGGGCAAGGCGTCACCGACGCCGGCACGCCCGTTCGCCCCGTCATCGGCGAGCGCCGCAAGAACCCCAACCTGACGGACCTGCTCGACACGGCTGCCTCGTACGGCGCTAACCGCATCATGCTGACCGGGAAGCGCCCCGAGCCTGCGCCTGGCGTGCGGCACTGGCTGTACGTCCAGACCCCGAACTGGAAGCCCGGAGCCCACTGGGTCAACAACGGCCCGCCCACCGGTCGGTTCGAGCACGCGGTCACCGGCTTCAAGATCGAAGTCCGCACCGCGGAGGAGTGGTTCGGCGACGGGCCGCTGACCCCTGCCCAGGCTCGTCTGGCCTGGAACGTCACCGCGTCGATCATTCGCCACGCCGACGAGAACGCGCGCCTGTTCAACAGCCCTGCCGCCACCGGAACGAACCTGTGGGCGCTGTCGCTGCCGAAGAACATCAACCCCGTGCCGGTCGAAGACGACATCGCCCAGGAGATCCACTTCACCTCGGGCCTGCACCACTACGACCACCTGGTCGCGGGGGAGTCGTTCGCCAAGCACGAGGACTGCGTCCCGCTGATCGACCCGGCCAAGACGAAGAAGATCAGCGAGTTCGCCTACGTCGACGGCCGGTTCATGTTCGCCGGCGTCGGGCGCGAGCTCGGTATCGGCCCCGCGATCCGGCTGAACCAGGCCGCCGCGTACGAGCTGCTCGAGCAAGACCCCTACGCGCGCGCCCGCTTCCACGTGCGGTTCCGCGTCCCTCAGGGCTGGAACCACGTTGGCCTGCTCGGTGTGAAGCACCTGGACGTTCGCGAAGGCTGGTTCTATCCGAACCGGCCCGGAGCGGTGCACGACACCTGGGCCGACGGCAGCGAGATCCACGTCGCCCTCAAGCACGGGTGGGAGATCCGCCCTCACGAGGCCGTGGTGTTCCGCAAGGCCAAGCCTCTAGACACCTTCACCGAGCGCATGACGCGCGCCCGCGAGCGAGTCCAGCTGCAGGACGAGATGCACCCGGACCTGCGCCGCGCTGTGCTCGCCGCGCTGCGGAACATCATGCTGCACTCGATCGGTGCATTCGCCGCCGCGGGCCGCGACGAGACCCGCGTCGCCGCGTCGCCCGATGACGTCCCGCCCGAGTACAGGGCCAAGATGCTGCGACAGGGCAACCTCTGGATCTATCGCATCCCGTCGCGCCCGAACGACCGCACCCGAAGCTTCTACCACCCGGAGCTCGCCGCCCAGGTCTGGGGTCGCGCACGCGCTCGCGTCCTCCACGGCCCCAGCTCCCTCGGCGGCTACACCTCCGGTGCTCTCACGGTCGACCCCTCGACGCTCATCGGCATCCAGGGTGATGCGATCTACACGACCAAGCTGCCGGCGTGGTCCCTGCCGGACCGGTTCATCGGCGGCGGCGACGACGGCAAGACCGGGCGCCTGCGCCTGCAGGGCTACCTCAACGGATCCTTCATCACGCCGGAGACGCTGCGGCAGCGTGACGCGCTGAAAGCACGTGCCGAGCGGGCCGGCATCGCCAAGGCGCTCGAGCAGGCAGAGGAGAAGGGCTGATGGCTGACCAGCAGCGCACCGCCCAAGACCTCATCCGCGATCTGCGGCGCAAGGGCATCAGCACGGCCGAGATCGCCGAGGAGCTGCACCGCTCGCCTCGAATGGTCCGCAAGATCCTCAACGGCGAAACCAGCGGCGCCCTCTACCGCCAGGCGCTCCAGGAGCTCGCTGACACCGGACGCCTCACCCACGTCCCGCCGCGGCGCCGGCGCAAGGACGGCTCGATCGCCCCCGTGCGAGGCAAGGCCGGCGCCAAGCCCGTCATCCCCGAAGACCTCAGCGGCACCTACGTTGAGGGTCGCCAGGGTGGTCGGCTGCGCGTCGACGTGGCATACGCCACCGGGGGCGACCGGTACATCGAGATGCGCATCCCCAAGGGCCGCACCGCGAAGGGCCGCGAGC
This region of Microbacterium paraoxydans genomic DNA includes:
- a CDS encoding helix-turn-helix transcriptional regulator, which encodes MTGRHLTTADVAEKLGVSVVAVYKMRSISNKLRRAGQEGPLLPEPVAIEGNSPLYDEAAIDAFAQERARRAPSQRGRRPRLMPGLARDAAFAERLRAAIADGAGAPEVPTQAALIDLLGLNVVTFGERMRGRTRWTDAELEVIRRTLGVDTTDANEVVDRARAAKRQARAARSHAGS
- a CDS encoding HNH endonuclease family protein → MNRRTRRASTALAAVAALALGFGAHQLGITSWIDTWTRPQAPAPDPTYDYTALAAVAQELPLIDPTEEIPEYRRATFGERWIDIEGNGCDQRDDLLAVQLQDVVRDGCTVLSGVLDPDPYTGTRIEFEHDRIAAPGAPGSSGVQIDHIVSLSAAHAGGAWAWTEQQRIQFANSFDNIVAVDGNTNAAKNDHGPALWLPSNADYVCTYVARYTEIVDTWHLAVDEADRGALVDTLSTCAAQQASDESGSMS